The proteins below are encoded in one region of bacterium:
- a CDS encoding NADH:flavin oxidoreductase, producing the protein EEVVAAGLADCVSLSRPLIREPGLVRRWRAGDRRKSACGSCNECFGGAADGGGVRCMVAERARARR; encoded by the coding sequence GAGGAGGTCGTGGCCGCGGGGCTCGCCGACTGCGTCTCGCTCAGTCGGCCGCTGATCCGCGAGCCCGGCCTCGTCCGCCGCTGGCGGGCGGGGGACCGGCGCAAGTCGGCCTGCGGCTCGTGCAACGAGTGCTTCGGCGGCGCGGCCGACGGCGGCGGCGTGCGCTGCATGGTCGCGGAGCGCGCCCGCGCGCGGCGCTAG